A genome region from Bacillaceae bacterium IKA-2 includes the following:
- the polA gene encoding DNA polymerase I: MIDGNSIAYRAFFALPLLNNEKGVYTNAVYGFTTMLLKVIEEEKPTHLLVAFDAGKTTFRHKTFKEYKGGRQKTPPELAEQFPLLRELLDAFQIKRFEKANYEADDIIGTLAKEAASKDWEVKVFSGDKDLLQLVSPKVTVALTKKGISNVDTYDEAAILEKYELTPIQIIDMKGLMGDASDNIPGVPGVGEKTAIKLLKEFGSIEKVLDSIEVISGKKLKEKLTDNKEQAMMSKELATIYCEVPIEMSLEELSFGEYDELKVAALFKELEFKSLLERFDIGETENTEAIEELDYTIATEITAEMLTVDSAIVVEVLAENYHQADVIGLAIVNENGRFFIASELAFESTEFKSWAKNKEAKKAIFDAKRAVVALGWKGIELEGINFDLAIASYIIDPSAASHEVADIANRKGKRIVASDEAIYGKGAKRKIPEREVLAAHLTKKANTVYTLREEVNKELTDNKLNELFYDLEMPLTIILGKMEMTGVKLDIEQLKIMGKDLHQQLEKLAEEIHRLAGVKFNINSPKQLGEVLFEKLSLPVIKKTKTGASTSADVLEKLASKHEIIPSILHYRQLGKLNSTYVEGLLKVVHEDTHKIHTIFNQALTQTGRLSSTEPNLQNIPIRLEEGRKIRKSFIPSEQDWIIFAADYSQIELRVLAHIANDENLIEAFNQGMDIHTRTAMDVFHVEKDEVTSLMRRNAKAVNFGIVYGISDYGLSQNLGITRKEAGAFIERYLNSFPGVKNYMDDIVQEARELGYVTTLLNRRRFLPEISSRNFNLRSFAERMAMNTPIQGTAADIIKKAMVDIIARIEKEGMEAKLLLQVHDELIFEAPKAELKKLTEIVPEVMESAIKLKVPLKVDYSYGNSWYEAK; the protein is encoded by the coding sequence ATGATTGATGGAAATAGTATCGCTTACCGAGCTTTTTTTGCTCTCCCCCTCTTAAATAATGAAAAAGGGGTTTATACAAACGCCGTCTACGGCTTTACAACGATGCTTTTAAAGGTTATTGAGGAGGAGAAACCTACTCACCTATTAGTTGCCTTTGATGCTGGAAAAACGACTTTTAGACACAAGACGTTTAAAGAATATAAAGGTGGTAGACAAAAAACACCGCCAGAATTAGCAGAACAATTTCCACTGCTAAGAGAGTTACTTGATGCTTTTCAGATAAAGCGTTTTGAAAAAGCTAACTATGAAGCCGATGATATTATCGGCACGTTAGCTAAGGAAGCGGCCAGTAAAGATTGGGAAGTAAAAGTTTTCTCGGGTGATAAAGATTTACTTCAGCTAGTTTCACCAAAAGTCACCGTAGCCTTAACAAAGAAAGGAATTTCCAACGTTGATACATATGATGAGGCTGCTATCCTTGAAAAATACGAGCTTACTCCAATACAAATTATTGATATGAAAGGTTTGATGGGTGATGCCTCGGATAATATCCCAGGAGTTCCAGGGGTTGGTGAGAAAACAGCAATTAAACTTTTAAAGGAATTTGGTTCAATAGAAAAAGTCCTTGACTCGATCGAAGTTATTTCCGGGAAAAAGTTAAAGGAAAAGCTTACTGACAATAAAGAACAAGCGATGATGAGTAAGGAGCTTGCGACCATTTATTGTGAAGTGCCTATTGAAATGTCTTTAGAAGAATTGTCTTTTGGCGAATACGATGAGCTAAAAGTAGCTGCCCTCTTTAAAGAACTAGAATTCAAATCGTTATTAGAACGCTTTGATATCGGGGAAACGGAAAATACTGAAGCGATCGAAGAGCTTGACTATACAATTGCTACTGAAATAACAGCTGAAATGTTAACAGTAGATTCGGCTATCGTAGTAGAAGTGTTAGCAGAAAATTATCATCAAGCTGATGTGATTGGACTTGCGATTGTAAATGAAAACGGACGATTTTTCATTGCGAGTGAGTTAGCATTTGAAAGTACTGAATTTAAAAGTTGGGCAAAAAATAAAGAAGCTAAAAAAGCGATTTTTGATGCGAAAAGAGCTGTTGTTGCTCTTGGTTGGAAAGGTATTGAATTGGAAGGAATAAATTTTGACCTTGCGATTGCCTCGTATATTATTGATCCATCCGCGGCTTCTCATGAAGTAGCTGATATAGCTAACCGAAAAGGAAAACGAATTGTTGCTAGTGATGAAGCCATCTATGGTAAAGGTGCAAAACGAAAAATTCCTGAAAGAGAAGTGCTAGCAGCCCATCTCACCAAAAAAGCAAATACAGTTTATACATTAAGAGAAGAAGTAAATAAAGAGCTAACTGATAACAAATTGAACGAACTTTTTTATGACCTTGAAATGCCACTCACGATCATTTTAGGGAAAATGGAAATGACAGGAGTTAAGCTGGATATTGAACAATTAAAAATAATGGGTAAAGATCTCCATCAGCAATTAGAGAAGCTAGCAGAGGAAATTCACAGGCTCGCTGGTGTGAAATTTAATATCAATTCACCGAAGCAGCTTGGAGAAGTACTTTTTGAGAAATTAAGTTTGCCTGTGATCAAAAAGACAAAAACAGGAGCCTCTACTTCTGCAGATGTGCTAGAAAAACTAGCTTCAAAGCATGAAATTATTCCAAGTATCTTGCATTATCGTCAATTAGGAAAATTGAATTCGACATACGTTGAGGGGTTACTAAAAGTAGTTCATGAAGATACCCATAAAATCCATACAATATTCAATCAAGCATTAACACAAACAGGCCGCTTAAGCTCTACTGAACCTAATTTGCAAAACATACCAATCCGCTTGGAAGAAGGACGGAAAATCAGAAAATCATTTATTCCATCTGAGCAAGATTGGATTATCTTTGCTGCTGATTATTCACAAATTGAGCTGAGGGTGCTTGCACATATTGCGAATGATGAAAATTTAATCGAAGCATTTAATCAAGGAATGGATATTCATACGAGAACAGCTATGGATGTTTTTCATGTCGAAAAGGATGAAGTAACTAGTCTGATGCGCCGAAATGCCAAAGCAGTTAATTTTGGAATTGTCTATGGTATTAGCGATTACGGATTATCCCAAAATTTAGGAATTACACGAAAAGAAGCAGGGGCTTTTATTGAACGCTATCTAAATAGTTTTCCTGGGGTGAAAAATTATATGGACGATATTGTTCAAGAAGCTCGTGAACTTGGTTATGTTACGACTTTGCTCAACCGACGTCGTTTCCTTCCAGAAATCAGCAGTCGAAACTTTAATTTACGCAGCTTTGCGGAGCGAATGGCGATGAATACACCAATTCAAGGAACCGCTGCTGACATAATTAAAAAAGCAATGGTTGACATTATCGCCAGAATTGAAAAAGAAGGAATGGAAGCAAAACTATTACTACAAGTTCACGATGAACTAATTTTTGAGGCACCAAAAGCAGAGTTAAAAAAATTAACCGAAATCGTACCAGAGGTAATGGAGTCAGCGATTAAACTAAAAGTGCCATTAAAAGTTGACTATTCATATGGCAACTCATGGTATGAAGCTAAATAA
- the citZ gene encoding citrate synthase, with protein MSKTKGLEGVVATTSSVSSIIDGVLTYQGFDIDNLTDHASFEEVIFLLWNGRLPKEDELKQLTEDLAGYAEIPQGVIDQMKSYPIDQVHPMAALRTSISILGLYDTEADDASEEANKRKALKLQAQVQTIVTAFSRIREGKEPVAPRKDLGFAANFLYMLNGEEPDAISVDVFNKALVLHADHELNASTFTARVCVATLSDMYSGITAAIGALKGPLHGGANERVMAMLMEIGEVENVEPYIMNELNNKVKIMGFGHRVYKDGDPRAKHLKEMSKQLTKVTGESKWYEMSIKIDEIVTREKGLLPNVDFYSASAYHSLGIKHDLFTPIFAISRMSGWIAHIMEQYSNNRLIRPRAEYIGPDKQVYVPMEKR; from the coding sequence ATGAGTAAAACTAAAGGTCTTGAAGGTGTTGTCGCAACAACGTCGAGCGTAAGCTCAATTATTGACGGGGTGTTAACGTATCAAGGATTCGATATCGACAATTTAACTGATCATGCAAGTTTTGAGGAAGTAATTTTCTTATTATGGAATGGTCGTCTTCCAAAAGAGGACGAATTAAAGCAACTCACTGAGGATTTAGCTGGATACGCTGAAATTCCCCAAGGTGTTATTGATCAAATGAAGAGTTACCCGATTGACCAGGTTCATCCTATGGCAGCGTTACGCACATCCATTTCAATTTTGGGATTATATGACACAGAAGCGGATGATGCATCTGAAGAAGCAAATAAGCGTAAAGCATTAAAATTGCAAGCACAAGTGCAAACGATCGTGACAGCGTTTTCACGAATTCGTGAGGGCAAAGAGCCTGTCGCACCTCGTAAAGATTTAGGCTTTGCAGCTAATTTCTTATACATGCTAAACGGCGAAGAGCCGGATGCAATTTCTGTTGACGTCTTTAATAAAGCATTAGTTTTACATGCTGATCATGAATTAAATGCATCGACGTTTACAGCTCGTGTTTGTGTCGCTACACTATCTGATATGTATTCAGGTATTACAGCAGCAATTGGAGCGCTTAAAGGACCTCTACATGGTGGCGCAAATGAAAGAGTAATGGCTATGCTAATGGAAATTGGCGAAGTTGAAAATGTAGAACCGTATATTATGAATGAATTAAATAATAAAGTTAAGATTATGGGCTTTGGACATCGTGTATATAAAGATGGAGACCCGCGCGCTAAGCATTTAAAAGAAATGTCTAAGCAGTTAACCAAAGTTACTGGTGAGTCAAAATGGTATGAAATGTCTATTAAAATTGATGAAATCGTAACACGTGAAAAAGGTCTATTGCCAAATGTTGATTTTTATTCAGCAAGTGCGTATCATAGCTTAGGTATTAAACATGACTTGTTTACACCAATCTTTGCAATTAGTAGAATGTCTGGATGGATTGCACACATAATGGAGCAATATAGCAACAACCGTTTAATTAGACCTCGCGCTGAGTATATCGGTCCGGATAAACAAGTATATGTTCCAATGGAGAAACGCTAA
- a CDS encoding MaoC/PaaZ C-terminal domain-containing protein yields MFNKKRRVGRNVSSMKVGEKLKLTKKIKDKDILLYLGITDDANPLFIQHDYASQTPFEKPIVPQIMMTGFITAAISKYLPGPGSSVVSQDLRFPNPLYHYGSLTLLLETIVIDEKNHFVELKVEGIDEFGVVIVEGKMGVCPPYELKQLGFKSGNFENF; encoded by the coding sequence ATGTTTAACAAAAAACGTCGAGTGGGCAGAAATGTTAGTTCGATGAAAGTTGGCGAAAAGTTAAAATTAACGAAAAAGATTAAGGACAAGGATATTTTGTTGTACTTGGGAATAACAGATGATGCTAACCCACTTTTTATTCAGCATGATTACGCATCACAAACACCATTTGAAAAACCAATTGTTCCTCAAATTATGATGACAGGATTTATTACTGCGGCAATCTCAAAATATTTACCAGGACCTGGGAGTTCCGTCGTTAGTCAGGATTTGAGATTCCCGAATCCTCTCTATCATTATGGGTCACTAACTCTTTTACTTGAGACAATTGTTATTGATGAGAAAAATCATTTTGTTGAGTTAAAGGTAGAAGGGATAGACGAATTTGGCGTTGTAATTGTCGAAGGTAAAATGGGAGTTTGTCCTCCCTACGAGTTAAAACAGTTAGGTTTTAAAAGTGGCAATTTTGAAAACTTTTAA
- a CDS encoding response regulator transcription factor, with translation MGQKLLVVDDEESIVTLLQFNLEQAGYQVETTMDGKSAFELAMQGKFDLIILDLMIPEMDGLEVCKKLRQNKITTPILMLTAKDDEFDKVLGLELGADDYLTKPFSPREVVARIRAILRRVSNSADETTAVEFKKESLKIGEVEIFPENYQVYNKGNLLELTPKEFELLLHLATHKGRVLTRDRLLSAVWNYEFVGDTRIVDVHISHLREKIEPNTKKPIYIKTIRGLGYKLEEPLLDA, from the coding sequence ATGGGTCAGAAATTATTAGTTGTTGATGACGAAGAATCAATTGTTACATTATTGCAGTTTAACTTGGAACAAGCAGGTTATCAAGTGGAAACAACCATGGATGGAAAGTCAGCATTTGAACTCGCAATGCAAGGTAAATTTGATTTAATTATTCTTGATTTGATGATTCCTGAAATGGATGGATTGGAAGTTTGTAAGAAGTTAAGGCAAAATAAAATTACTACACCTATTTTAATGCTTACGGCTAAAGATGATGAATTTGATAAAGTACTAGGACTAGAATTAGGTGCTGACGACTATTTAACCAAACCATTTAGCCCGAGGGAAGTCGTTGCTCGTATTCGTGCAATTCTTCGTCGTGTCAGTAACTCAGCAGATGAAACCACGGCTGTCGAGTTTAAAAAAGAATCCTTGAAAATAGGAGAAGTTGAAATATTCCCAGAAAACTATCAGGTATATAATAAAGGAAATCTACTTGAACTAACACCAAAAGAATTTGAGCTATTATTACACTTAGCCACTCACAAAGGTCGAGTCTTAACAAGGGACAGACTACTTAGTGCGGTTTGGAATTATGAATTTGTTGGCGATACAAGAATAGTTGATGTACATATTAGTCACCTAAGGGAAAAAATTGAACCAAACACAAAAAAACCAATTTATATAAAAACAATCCGTGGACTCGGTTATAAGCTAGAGGAGCCATTATTGGATGCATAA
- a CDS encoding ATP-binding protein, whose protein sequence is MHKYRVRLTFSLLVAILLVLVGLGLLLGQMFKGFYIDQLSERVSKEAKIVAINVRETGLENPNLQNIVNEIGEQLAARVTIILVTGEVIAETETNSTEMGNYLNRPEIKGIGQIGEGQAIRFSNTIGAKLFYYAVPLEENNQLIGYVRLGLPIDFLEQVYKKIWGLLFFSFSIAFLIIIFLSSRIMNEMVKPIEEATAVANHLARGNFKARTSHVKNDETGQLSKSLNVLAKNLEEVTSIYQAQQERLETLIENMGSGLILINIKGEISIINKSCKQIFQEDTDNWLNKIYYSVIPHKDINKIIQDIFLTEKRQKRHIILPIQLEMRHFDVYAAPIISSGGKESLKGIVLVFHDITELKKLEQVRKDFVANVSHELKTPVTSVKGFTETLLDGAAEDETLRKRFLKIIWEESERLQVLIQDLLELSKIEQSKFQLNWQRVDLSMLTDDVIVMLNSKADQKKIKLKKEKDGSGVIEGDPLRIKQIMINLVNNAITYTPTGGHIVIFIKETEGMILFTVEDTGIGIRKEEIPRVFERFYRVDRARSRNSGGTGLGLAIVKHLVEAHHGELSVESEMGKGTSFTIRFLKVQAKK, encoded by the coding sequence ATGCATAAATATCGAGTTAGATTAACTTTCTCTTTATTAGTTGCGATTTTACTCGTATTAGTAGGTTTAGGACTTCTATTAGGTCAGATGTTTAAAGGATTTTATATAGATCAACTAAGTGAAAGAGTATCAAAAGAAGCTAAAATTGTTGCGATTAACGTTCGTGAAACAGGGCTAGAAAATCCAAACTTACAAAACATCGTTAACGAAATAGGTGAACAACTTGCTGCAAGAGTAACAATTATTTTAGTAACTGGAGAGGTTATTGCTGAGACTGAAACGAATTCGACGGAGATGGGAAATTATTTAAATAGGCCTGAGATAAAGGGAATTGGGCAAATTGGAGAAGGGCAAGCAATACGTTTTAGTAATACTATCGGTGCTAAACTTTTTTATTATGCAGTCCCCCTCGAAGAAAACAATCAATTAATTGGTTATGTTCGTTTAGGATTACCGATAGATTTTTTAGAACAAGTTTATAAAAAAATATGGGGATTGCTCTTTTTTAGTTTTTCGATTGCATTTCTTATTATTATTTTTCTAAGTTCAAGAATAATGAATGAAATGGTAAAGCCGATCGAAGAAGCTACTGCAGTTGCCAACCACCTAGCAAGAGGTAATTTTAAAGCAAGGACTTCTCATGTGAAAAATGATGAAACAGGCCAACTAAGCAAGTCGCTAAATGTGCTTGCGAAAAACCTTGAGGAAGTAACGAGTATCTATCAAGCGCAACAAGAAAGACTTGAAACATTAATTGAAAATATGGGCAGCGGATTAATTTTAATTAATATTAAAGGTGAAATAAGCATTATTAATAAATCTTGCAAACAAATATTTCAAGAGGATACTGATAACTGGCTTAATAAGATTTATTATAGTGTTATACCTCATAAGGACATCAATAAAATTATTCAAGATATATTTTTGACAGAAAAGCGTCAAAAAAGACATATAATCTTACCAATACAGTTAGAGATGCGTCATTTTGATGTGTATGCTGCACCAATTATTAGCAGTGGAGGAAAAGAATCTCTAAAAGGAATCGTCCTTGTATTTCATGATATAACCGAACTAAAAAAGCTTGAACAAGTCCGTAAAGATTTTGTAGCTAACGTTTCTCATGAACTAAAAACGCCAGTAACTTCAGTGAAAGGATTTACTGAAACATTACTAGATGGCGCGGCAGAAGATGAAACACTTCGGAAACGGTTTTTAAAAATTATTTGGGAAGAGTCTGAGCGGTTGCAAGTTTTGATCCAAGATTTACTTGAGTTGTCTAAAATAGAACAAAGTAAATTTCAACTTAACTGGCAGCGTGTTGATTTAAGTATGCTCACCGATGATGTAATAGTCATGCTAAATAGTAAAGCTGATCAAAAGAAAATTAAGCTAAAAAAAGAAAAAGATGGTTCAGGTGTCATTGAAGGAGATCCGTTAAGGATTAAGCAAATCATGATTAATTTAGTAAATAATGCGATTACGTATACACCAACTGGTGGACATATTGTTATTTTTATTAAAGAAACTGAGGGAATGATACTGTTTACAGTAGAAGATACCGGAATCGGGATTAGAAAAGAAGAAATCCCACGTGTATTTGAAAGATTTTATCGCGTAGATCGGGCCAGAAGTCGAAACTCAGGCGGTACAGGTCTTGGTTTAGCTATTGTTAAGCATTTAGTTGAAGCTCATCATGGTGAGCTTTCAGTGGAAAGTGAAATGGGAAAAGGAACGTCGTTCACAATTCGATTTTTAAAAGTACAAGCAAAAAAGTAG
- the hflK gene encoding FtsH protease activity modulator HflK translates to MVTVKQLIVGFFSLIIIAVSALFLTTGWYIVDESEQAALITFGKVDEHITEPGLKFKLPWPIQRVEILSRGTYTTTLGYDEQDGQVVEYRDEAKMITGDENILLADLVVQWRITDPERFLFNSDDPEQILFSATSASLRGIIGSSRIDDALTDQRPEIEAQVWDYLVGLIEQYDIGISVMDVKLQDVELPNEDVRRAFMEVTDAREERLTKVNDANKYRNQIINEAEGEKDAIISRAEGTRTERLERARGDVARFNALYSEFLINEEVTRSRLVIETLEKVLPNTEIYIMDSSSDTVKYLPIRSLERTTESAPPVAAPDPAPATEGSGN, encoded by the coding sequence ATGGTAACAGTTAAGCAATTAATTGTCGGCTTTTTTTCACTTATTATTATCGCCGTATCGGCTTTGTTTTTGACAACAGGATGGTATATAGTGGATGAATCTGAACAAGCAGCTCTGATTACTTTTGGTAAAGTAGATGAACATATTACTGAACCAGGATTAAAGTTTAAATTGCCTTGGCCGATTCAACGAGTGGAAATCTTATCAAGAGGCACATACACAACTACGCTTGGTTATGATGAACAAGATGGGCAAGTAGTTGAGTATCGTGATGAAGCAAAAATGATTACCGGAGACGAAAACATTTTACTTGCTGACTTAGTAGTACAGTGGAGAATTACAGATCCGGAACGCTTTTTATTTAATTCTGATGACCCAGAACAGATCTTATTTAGTGCTACTTCTGCATCTCTCCGTGGAATAATTGGAAGTTCACGTATTGATGACGCCTTAACAGATCAACGACCTGAAATTGAAGCACAAGTTTGGGATTATCTAGTAGGGTTAATTGAACAATATGATATTGGAATTTCGGTTATGGATGTAAAACTACAAGACGTTGAGTTGCCTAATGAAGATGTGCGACGTGCGTTTATGGAAGTTACAGATGCTCGTGAAGAACGATTAACAAAAGTAAACGACGCAAATAAATACCGCAACCAAATAATCAATGAAGCTGAAGGTGAGAAAGATGCAATTATTTCCCGCGCTGAAGGAACAAGAACCGAACGTTTAGAGCGAGCTCGTGGTGATGTTGCAAGATTTAATGCTCTTTATAGTGAATTTTTAATTAATGAAGAGGTTACAAGAAGTCGTTTAGTTATTGAAACCCTTGAAAAAGTGTTACCTAATACAGAAATTTATATTATGGATAGTAGCAGTGATACCGTAAAATATTTACCAATTCGTTCTCTTGAGCGAACAACGGAGTCTGCACCACCAGTAGCAGCTCCAGACCCAGCACCAGCTACTGAAGGGAGTGGTAACTAA
- a CDS encoding protease modulator HflC: MSDKIIDFSEMKPPEEWKKYSKLAIVLVILIGLFLFLLNNLFIVQQGEYKVVRQFGEVVKVIDKPGINVKVPFIQSVSTLTKRQMILDVEPTEINTRDKKRILVDNYAIWKIDDPQLMIGNAQTIDRAEAIMMNFIYSIIRAELGQLDYDEIINDESASRGSFNDRILERVNMLLDRDNYGISVTDVRMKRADLPEENEQAVYRRMISERNSIAQDYLSQGDAEANRIRANTDREEKEIVAIANADANEIIGEGEAGAAQLYNEAFGKDVEFYNLYRTLQSYEKTIDDQTVIVLPADAPYARILMGYTE, encoded by the coding sequence ATGAGCGATAAAATTATTGATTTTAGTGAAATGAAACCACCAGAGGAGTGGAAAAAATATTCAAAGTTGGCGATTGTTTTAGTTATCCTGATTGGTCTTTTCCTTTTTTTACTCAATAACTTATTTATTGTTCAACAAGGTGAGTATAAAGTAGTTAGACAATTTGGAGAAGTAGTTAAAGTTATTGATAAACCAGGTATAAATGTTAAAGTTCCATTTATTCAATCTGTTTCAACGCTAACTAAAAGACAAATGATTTTAGATGTCGAGCCAACCGAAATTAATACGCGTGATAAAAAACGTATATTAGTCGATAATTATGCGATTTGGAAAATTGACGATCCACAGCTAATGATCGGTAACGCTCAAACAATTGATCGTGCTGAAGCAATTATGATGAATTTTATTTACTCGATCATCCGTGCTGAACTTGGCCAGCTAGACTACGACGAAATTATTAATGATGAATCCGCATCTCGTGGTAGTTTCAATGACCGTATTTTAGAAAGAGTAAATATGTTGTTAGACCGAGATAATTATGGAATTTCAGTAACCGATGTGAGAATGAAACGAGCGGATTTACCGGAAGAAAATGAGCAGGCTGTTTACCGCCGGATGATTTCTGAACGTAATTCTATTGCTCAAGATTACCTATCTCAAGGGGATGCAGAGGCAAATAGAATTAGAGCTAATACAGATCGTGAAGAAAAAGAAATTGTCGCAATCGCAAATGCTGATGCAAATGAAATTATTGGTGAAGGGGAAGCAGGCGCAGCGCAACTTTATAATGAAGCTTTCGGTAAGGATGTAGAATTTTATAACCTATATCGAACCCTACAAAGTTATGAAAAAACAATTGATGATCAAACTGTAATTGTTCTGCCTGCCGATGCACCATACGCTCGAATTCTAATGGGCTATACTGAATAA
- the mdh gene encoding malate dehydrogenase, producing MAIKRRKISVIGGGFTGATTALMCAQKELGDVVLVDIPQMENSTKGKALDMLQASPVQGFDSNIVGTSNYEDTADSDVVVITAGIARKPGMSRDDLVNTNAKIMKAVTKEIVKHSPNCYIVVLTNPVDAMTYSVYKESGFPKNRVIGQSGVLDTARFRAFVSQELNVSVEDVTGFVLGGHGDDMVPLVRYSYAGGIPLQKLIPAERLEEIVNRTRKGGGEIVNLLGNGSAYYAPAAAIVQMVEAIIKDKKRIMATIAYLEGEYGYTDLYLGVPTIIGGDGIEKIIELDLTDDEKAALQKSVDSVTSVMTILNQ from the coding sequence ATGGCAATTAAAAGAAGAAAAATTTCAGTTATTGGTGGCGGTTTCACGGGAGCAACAACAGCATTAATGTGTGCTCAAAAAGAATTAGGTGATGTCGTTTTAGTTGATATTCCACAAATGGAAAACTCAACGAAAGGAAAGGCATTAGATATGTTACAAGCAAGTCCAGTCCAGGGATTTGACTCAAACATTGTTGGAACTTCAAACTATGAAGATACAGCAGACTCTGATGTTGTTGTAATAACTGCTGGTATTGCTAGAAAGCCTGGTATGAGTCGTGACGATTTAGTTAATACAAATGCTAAAATTATGAAAGCAGTAACAAAGGAAATTGTAAAACATTCACCAAATTGTTATATTGTGGTTCTTACTAATCCAGTAGACGCTATGACTTATTCGGTATATAAGGAATCTGGATTCCCAAAAAATCGTGTCATTGGCCAATCAGGCGTTTTAGATACTGCGCGCTTCCGTGCATTTGTTTCTCAAGAATTGAATGTATCAGTTGAAGACGTAACAGGTTTTGTATTAGGAGGACATGGTGATGACATGGTGCCTTTAGTACGTTATTCATACGCTGGTGGAATTCCTTTACAGAAACTAATTCCTGCAGAGCGTTTAGAAGAGATCGTTAACCGTACGCGTAAAGGTGGCGGGGAAATCGTCAATTTATTAGGTAACGGCAGCGCGTATTATGCTCCAGCAGCAGCGATTGTTCAAATGGTAGAAGCAATTATAAAAGATAAGAAACGCATTATGGCAACGATTGCATATTTAGAAGGTGAATACGGCTATACTGATTTATACTTAGGTGTACCAACCATTATTGGTGGCGATGGCATTGAGAAAATTATCGAACTAGATTTAACTGATGATGAAAAAGCAGCATTGCAAAAGTCAGTTGATTCAGTTACAAGTGTAATGACTATTCTAAATCAATAA
- the icd gene encoding NADP-dependent isocitrate dehydrogenase, with amino-acid sequence MTNGEKITVQNGILNVPNNPIIPYIEGDGIGPDIWASASRVLEAAVEKAYKGEKSIVWKEILAGEKAFDQTGEWLPEATLQAVRDYFIAIKGPLTTPIGGGFSSLNVALRQELDLYTCLRPVKYFKGVPSPIKRPEDTDIVIFRENTEDIYAGIEWKQGTPEAEKVIAFLRDEMGVKNIRFPETSGIGVKPISQEGTARLMRAAIEYAIKEGRKSVTIVHKGNIMKFTEGAFKNWSYELAEKEFADKVFTWAEYDLIVEKDGQDAANKAQSAAEAAGKIIIKDCIADIFLQQILTRPKDFDVVATMNLNGDYASDALAAQVGGIGIAPGANINNVTGHAIFEATHGTAPKYAGLDKVNPSSVILSGELMLRHLGWNEAADLIITAMDKTIASKVVTYDFARLMDGATEVKCSEFGDALINNMN; translated from the coding sequence ATGACAAACGGCGAAAAAATCACAGTACAAAATGGTATTTTAAACGTTCCTAACAATCCTATAATCCCTTACATAGAAGGTGACGGTATTGGACCAGATATTTGGGCTTCTGCTTCTCGTGTATTAGAAGCTGCTGTTGAAAAAGCGTATAAAGGTGAAAAGAGCATCGTCTGGAAAGAAATTTTGGCTGGTGAAAAAGCTTTCGATCAAACAGGTGAGTGGTTACCAGAGGCAACACTACAGGCAGTACGAGACTATTTTATTGCTATTAAAGGTCCGTTAACAACGCCAATTGGTGGTGGTTTCAGTTCCCTTAACGTAGCTCTTCGTCAAGAGTTAGATTTATATACTTGCTTACGTCCAGTTAAATACTTTAAAGGAGTACCTTCTCCAATAAAGAGACCTGAAGATACAGATATTGTTATTTTTCGTGAAAATACTGAAGATATTTATGCTGGTATTGAATGGAAACAAGGAACTCCAGAAGCTGAGAAGGTTATTGCTTTCTTAAGAGATGAAATGGGTGTTAAAAATATTCGTTTCCCAGAAACTTCTGGTATTGGAGTTAAGCCGATTTCACAAGAAGGAACGGCTCGTTTAATGCGTGCAGCAATCGAATATGCAATTAAAGAAGGCCGTAAGAGCGTAACAATCGTTCATAAAGGCAATATCATGAAGTTCACAGAGGGAGCCTTTAAAAACTGGAGTTATGAATTAGCAGAAAAGGAATTTGCTGATAAAGTATTCACTTGGGCTGAATATGATTTGATTGTGGAAAAAGACGGTCAAGATGCAGCTAACAAAGCTCAATCTGCTGCAGAAGCAGCTGGTAAAATTATTATTAAAGATTGCATTGCTGACATTTTCTTACAACAAATTCTGACGCGACCAAAAGATTTTGATGTAGTAGCTACAATGAACTTAAATGGTGATTATGCTTCAGATGCTCTAGCGGCTCAAGTAGGTGGAATTGGAATTGCGCCTGGTGCAAACATTAACAACGTAACAGGACATGCAATTTTCGAAGCTACACATGGTACAGCACCAAAATATGCTGGTCTTGATAAAGTAAATCCTTCTTCTGTAATACTTTCAGGAGAGTTAATGCTTCGTCACTTGGGCTGGAATGAAGCTGCTGATTTAATTATCACTGCTATGGATAAAACAATTGCAAGTAAAGTAGTAACATATGACTTTGCACGCTTAATGGATGGAGCAACAGAAGTAAAATGTTCTGAGTTTGGTGATGCATTAATTAATAACATGAACTAA